The following proteins are co-located in the Mycolicibacterium goodii genome:
- the pdxT gene encoding pyridoxal 5'-phosphate synthase glutaminase subunit PdxT, whose product MTAHVGVLALQGDTREHLAALREAGAEASTVRRLSELQTVDALVIPGGESTAMSHLLREFDLLEPLRARIAEGMPCYGSCAGMILLATDIADAGVPGRAALPLKGIDMTVRRNAFGRQVDSFEGDIDFVGLDEPVHAVFIRAPWVERVGSDVEVLARADGHIVAVRQGPMLATAFHPEVTGDRRVHKLFVDSL is encoded by the coding sequence ATGACCGCCCACGTGGGCGTCCTCGCACTGCAAGGCGACACCCGCGAACATCTGGCGGCGTTGCGCGAGGCCGGCGCCGAGGCGTCGACCGTGCGGCGGCTGTCCGAACTGCAGACCGTCGACGCGCTGGTGATCCCCGGTGGGGAGTCCACCGCGATGAGCCACCTGCTGCGCGAGTTCGACCTGCTCGAACCGTTGCGCGCGCGTATCGCCGAAGGTATGCCGTGCTACGGATCGTGCGCGGGAATGATCCTGCTGGCCACCGACATCGCCGACGCGGGCGTGCCGGGCCGGGCCGCGCTGCCGCTCAAGGGCATCGATATGACGGTGCGGCGCAACGCATTCGGCCGTCAGGTCGATTCCTTCGAAGGCGACATCGATTTCGTCGGGCTCGACGAGCCCGTGCACGCGGTGTTCATCCGGGCGCCCTGGGTGGAGCGCGTCGGCAGCGATGTCGAGGTGCTCGCGCGGGCCGACGGCCACATCGTCGCGGTGCGCCAGGGCCCGATGCTCGCGACGGCGTTCCACCCCGAGGTGACCGGCGACCGGCGCGTCCACAAGCTGTTCGTCGACTCGCTGTAG
- a CDS encoding enoyl-CoA hydratase/isomerase family protein, whose translation MTETHARVDHVAAMTHLDRKPTTFESYKDRYETIRMERTDGVLELHFHTNGGPLQWSLLAHNEFEDAFLEIGRDRENDVVIMTGTGEAFSGPAIAPGQHPNRRTMTPETYDPIQWEGKQLLPNLLSIEAPVIAAINGPAVRHAEIPLVSDIVLATDDTYFQDTAHFPGGMVPGDGMHIVMPMLMGPTRARYFLLTGQQLSAAEAREIGLVNEVLPRTDLLSRARELAAELMKQPRLVRRYSRTVLTEDLRQRMHGLLGYGLALEGLARMKG comes from the coding sequence ATGACCGAGACCCACGCCAGAGTCGACCACGTCGCCGCGATGACGCACCTGGACCGCAAGCCCACCACGTTCGAGTCGTACAAAGACCGCTACGAAACCATCCGGATGGAGCGCACCGACGGCGTCCTGGAACTGCACTTCCACACCAACGGTGGCCCGTTGCAGTGGAGTCTGTTGGCCCACAACGAATTCGAGGATGCCTTCCTGGAGATCGGGCGTGACCGCGAGAACGACGTGGTCATCATGACCGGAACCGGCGAGGCGTTCAGCGGGCCGGCGATCGCCCCCGGCCAGCACCCCAACCGCCGTACCATGACCCCGGAGACCTACGACCCCATCCAATGGGAGGGCAAGCAACTGCTGCCGAACCTGCTGTCCATCGAGGCCCCGGTGATCGCCGCGATCAACGGGCCCGCGGTCCGTCACGCCGAGATCCCGCTGGTCTCCGACATCGTGCTGGCCACCGACGACACCTACTTCCAGGACACCGCGCACTTCCCCGGCGGCATGGTGCCGGGCGACGGCATGCACATCGTGATGCCCATGCTGATGGGGCCCACCAGGGCGCGGTACTTCCTGTTGACCGGGCAGCAATTGAGCGCGGCCGAGGCGCGCGAGATCGGACTGGTCAACGAGGTGCTGCCACGGACCGATCTGTTGAGCCGTGCCAGGGAGCTGGCCGCAGAGCTGATGAAGCAGCCGCGGCTGGTGCGCCGCTACAGCCGCACCGTGCTCACCGAAGACCTCCGCCAGCGCATGCACGGCCTGCTCGGGTACGGCCTGGCGCTCGAAGGCCTCGCCCGCATGAAGGGTTGA
- the ruvB gene encoding Holliday junction branch migration DNA helicase RuvB, with translation MGRFEDDADDIEERAVSPALTVGEGDIDASLRPRSLGEFIGQPRVREQLQLVLEGAKRRGGTPDHILLSGPPGLGKTSLAMIIAAELGSSLRVTSGPALERAGDLAAMLSNLVEHDVLFIDEIHRIARPAEEMLYLAMEDFRVDVVVGKGPGATSIPLEVAPFTLVGATTRSGALTGPLRDRFGFTAHMDFYEPAELERVLARSAGILGIELGAEAGAEIARRSRGTPRIANRLLRRVRDFAEVRADGIITRDIAKSALEVYDVDELGLDRLDRAVLSALTRSFNGGPVGVSTLAVAVGEEATTVEEVCEPFLVRAGMIARTPRGRVATPLAWTHLGLQPPVTGIGQAGLFD, from the coding sequence ATGGGCCGGTTCGAGGACGACGCCGACGACATCGAGGAACGCGCGGTCTCCCCGGCGCTGACCGTCGGCGAGGGCGATATCGACGCCAGCCTGCGGCCGCGGTCGCTGGGCGAGTTCATCGGGCAGCCGCGCGTGCGTGAACAGCTGCAACTGGTGCTGGAGGGCGCCAAGAGGCGCGGCGGTACCCCCGATCACATCCTGCTGTCGGGTCCGCCCGGGCTGGGGAAGACCTCGCTGGCGATGATCATCGCGGCCGAACTCGGGTCGTCGCTGCGGGTCACGTCCGGGCCCGCGCTGGAACGCGCCGGTGACCTCGCGGCGATGCTGTCCAACCTCGTCGAGCACGATGTGCTGTTCATCGACGAGATCCACCGCATCGCGCGGCCCGCCGAGGAGATGCTCTACCTCGCGATGGAGGACTTCCGCGTCGACGTCGTCGTCGGCAAAGGCCCTGGGGCGACGTCGATTCCGTTGGAGGTCGCACCGTTCACGCTCGTGGGTGCCACCACCCGGTCGGGCGCGTTGACCGGTCCGCTGCGCGACCGCTTCGGCTTCACCGCGCACATGGACTTCTACGAACCGGCCGAACTCGAACGCGTGCTGGCCCGCTCGGCCGGAATCCTCGGCATCGAACTCGGGGCCGAGGCCGGTGCCGAGATCGCGCGCCGCTCGCGCGGCACGCCACGTATCGCCAACCGGTTGCTGCGCCGGGTGCGTGACTTCGCCGAGGTCCGCGCCGACGGCATCATCACCCGCGACATCGCGAAATCCGCGCTCGAGGTCTACGACGTCGACGAACTCGGCCTCGACCGCCTCGACCGCGCGGTGCTCTCGGCGTTGACCCGCAGCTTCAACGGCGGCCCGGTCGGTGTCTCGACGCTCGCGGTCGCCGTCGGGGAGGAGGCCACCACGGTCGAAGAGGTGTGTGAACCGTTCCTGGTGCGCGCCGGAATGATCGCGCGGACCCCGCGCGGTCGGGTCGCCACACCGCTGGCCTGGACACATCTCGGACTACAGCCCCCGGTCACAGGGATCGGTCAGGCCGGACTGTTTGACTGA
- a CDS encoding xanthine dehydrogenase family protein molybdopterin-binding subunit — protein MDTRTAPGRWPKRHALEFATGQAQFIDDMRAEGLLHMAVVRSTRAHARIVSVDTSAAKAHPAVVRVLDATEAALHLDTLPYQFGEPELLGARHVALQALPTETVRYVGEPIVVLAAENPRAARAAAAAVTVEYDDLPTVTDPREYLGTPTLSADQRDHLVTENHFRSGDPEAALRRAVHILDAEFTVGRSTTAPLETRGYVACWDDDTKRLTVHAAHQQPFQLRAELAEVLRLPLDAIRVVVPNVGGSFGLKMTGPVEEPLVCLLSMLCGRPVKWIESRAECFLGGGREQIHRVRVGFDDTGRVNVFTDDMVVPVGARSVSPGWRQAYVSAASFPGPYDIPHIDVRSRAVATHVPPWHSCRGFGKEGPVFVMERVMDLVARRLRLGPAEVRRRNLLSTDAFPHRMPSGYQIDSGDYHAVLDQVLRIADPAGTPGPATSTVRRGVGISFEITPEGGGHASGRLTEGVTPTTAAPEAATVRVDRDGHVMVFSGVTNPGGGNDTALARLAAETLGTTPANVAVIQGDTDLCPPGTGNASSRGVAVGGAAVVLAATDVADALRRTAATVLGCAPQDVALADDAAHAPGCNPLPLPQLCARAANDGDLSSTRSYHPTPVDDSAYRYSYPYFSSGAYVAEVDVDTATGVVKVRAVTAVHDCGRVVEPVLVEGQLQGAIAMGVGLALFEDSRFDTDGSPAAPTFKEYMVPRANDLPDFVIGHHETRSPHTLLGAKGAGEAGVGGALAAVANAVDDALHRQGAPLAAVTSVPLAPPTVLAMIPERGSRSDT, from the coding sequence ATGGACACCAGGACCGCCCCGGGCAGGTGGCCCAAACGGCACGCACTTGAATTCGCCACGGGGCAGGCGCAATTCATCGACGACATGCGCGCCGAGGGGCTGCTGCACATGGCCGTGGTGCGCAGCACACGCGCACACGCCCGGATCGTGTCGGTCGACACGTCCGCCGCGAAGGCCCATCCCGCGGTGGTGCGGGTGCTCGACGCCACCGAGGCGGCACTGCACCTCGACACGCTGCCCTACCAGTTCGGCGAACCCGAACTGCTCGGGGCCCGCCACGTCGCGCTGCAGGCGCTGCCCACCGAAACGGTCCGCTATGTCGGGGAACCGATTGTCGTGCTGGCGGCGGAAAATCCCCGCGCCGCACGCGCCGCGGCGGCCGCGGTGACGGTCGAATACGACGATCTGCCGACGGTGACCGATCCCCGCGAATACCTGGGCACACCGACGCTCTCGGCCGATCAGCGCGATCATCTGGTCACCGAGAACCACTTTCGCAGCGGCGACCCCGAGGCCGCCCTGCGTCGGGCCGTGCACATCCTCGACGCCGAGTTCACCGTCGGCCGCAGCACCACCGCGCCGTTGGAGACCCGGGGCTACGTGGCCTGCTGGGACGACGACACCAAACGGCTGACCGTCCACGCCGCCCACCAACAGCCGTTCCAGTTGCGCGCCGAGCTCGCCGAGGTGCTCCGGCTGCCGCTCGACGCGATCCGCGTCGTCGTCCCCAACGTCGGCGGATCCTTCGGGCTGAAGATGACCGGGCCGGTCGAGGAACCGCTGGTGTGCCTGCTGAGCATGTTGTGCGGGCGGCCGGTCAAATGGATCGAGTCGCGGGCCGAATGCTTCCTGGGCGGCGGCCGTGAGCAGATCCACCGCGTGCGGGTGGGTTTCGACGACACCGGGCGCGTCAATGTGTTCACCGATGACATGGTGGTGCCGGTCGGTGCGCGGTCGGTGTCCCCGGGCTGGCGGCAGGCCTATGTGAGTGCCGCCAGTTTTCCCGGACCGTACGATATTCCGCACATCGACGTCCGGTCCCGTGCGGTGGCCACGCATGTGCCGCCGTGGCATTCCTGCCGGGGGTTCGGCAAGGAGGGCCCGGTGTTCGTGATGGAACGCGTGATGGACCTCGTCGCCCGGCGGCTGCGGCTCGGTCCCGCCGAGGTGCGCCGGCGAAATCTTCTGTCTACGGACGCTTTTCCGCATCGGATGCCGAGCGGCTATCAGATCGACAGCGGCGACTACCATGCGGTGCTCGACCAGGTCCTGCGGATCGCCGATCCGGCCGGGACACCGGGGCCTGCGACGTCCACCGTGCGCCGCGGGGTGGGAATCTCCTTCGAGATCACCCCGGAAGGCGGCGGTCACGCGTCGGGCCGGCTGACCGAGGGGGTCACGCCCACCACCGCCGCGCCAGAAGCCGCGACGGTCCGCGTCGACCGCGACGGGCATGTCATGGTGTTCAGCGGTGTGACCAACCCCGGCGGAGGTAACGACACCGCGCTGGCGCGGCTGGCCGCCGAAACACTGGGTACCACACCGGCGAACGTGGCGGTGATCCAAGGCGACACCGACCTGTGCCCGCCCGGCACCGGCAACGCCAGCAGCCGGGGAGTCGCCGTCGGCGGCGCGGCGGTGGTGCTGGCGGCGACCGACGTCGCCGACGCATTGCGGCGCACGGCCGCAACCGTGCTCGGCTGCGCGCCGCAGGACGTCGCGCTCGCCGACGACGCCGCGCACGCCCCGGGATGTAACCCGCTGCCGCTGCCGCAACTGTGTGCGCGTGCCGCCAACGACGGCGACCTGTCGTCCACCCGCAGCTATCACCCCACACCGGTGGACGATTCGGCGTACCGGTACAGCTACCCCTACTTCTCCAGCGGCGCGTACGTGGCCGAGGTCGACGTGGACACCGCGACGGGAGTGGTCAAGGTGCGGGCCGTCACCGCGGTCCACGACTGCGGGCGCGTCGTCGAACCCGTGCTCGTGGAGGGACAGCTGCAGGGCGCGATCGCCATGGGCGTCGGCCTCGCGCTGTTCGAGGACAGCCGATTCGACACCGACGGATCTCCGGCCGCGCCCACGTTCAAGGAATACATGGTGCCGCGTGCCAACGACCTGCCGGACTTCGTCATCGGGCACCACGAAACCCGCTCGCCGCACACCTTGTTGGGTGCCAAGGGGGCCGGTGAGGCCGGCGTCGGGGGAGCGCTCGCCGCCGTTGCCAACGCGGTCGACGATGCACTGCACCGGCAGGGCGCACCCCTTGCCGCGGTGACCAGCGTTCCGCTGGCTCCACCGACGGTTCTCGCCATGATCCCCGAGCGCGGGTCGCGGAGCGACACATGA
- a CDS encoding DUF1304 domain-containing protein has translation MTVAGSIFAALAALLHVYIFVMESLTWTSPRTRATFGTTAEEAEATRELAFNQGFYNLFLAVVTAVGIISMVLGHNAVGVALILAGAGSMLAAAAVLLLSSPDKTRAALTQGAFPLLAVVSVLLGLLF, from the coding sequence GTGACCGTCGCTGGTTCGATATTCGCCGCACTCGCCGCGCTGTTGCACGTCTACATCTTCGTCATGGAGTCGTTGACCTGGACGTCGCCGCGCACCCGCGCGACCTTCGGCACCACCGCAGAAGAGGCCGAGGCCACCCGGGAACTCGCGTTCAACCAGGGCTTCTACAACCTGTTCCTCGCCGTCGTGACGGCCGTGGGAATCATCTCGATGGTATTGGGGCACAACGCTGTTGGTGTCGCGCTGATACTGGCGGGCGCCGGTTCGATGCTGGCGGCGGCCGCGGTGCTGCTGCTCAGTTCCCCGGACAAGACACGGGCCGCGCTCACCCAGGGCGCGTTCCCGTTGCTCGCCGTGGTGTCCGTGCTGCTCGGCCTTCTGTTCTGA
- a CDS encoding NAD(P)H-binding protein: MRVVIAGGHGKIALILERLLADRGDSVTGLIRNPDHTADLTTAGAEAVVLDLERASVAEVADAVRGADAVVFAAGAGPGSGAARKQTVDRDAAILLADAAEAAGVDRYVMVSALAADDRSLDDNYDEVFRAYMHAKSEADANVRARAGLRSTIVRPGGLTDDAGSGLVRIAESTGRGTVPREDVARVLLAVLDAPHTAGRTFELVSGDTPIAEALA, translated from the coding sequence TTGCGCGTGGTGATCGCCGGTGGACACGGCAAGATCGCACTCATCCTGGAGCGGCTGCTGGCCGACCGGGGTGACTCGGTGACCGGGCTGATCCGCAATCCGGACCACACGGCCGACCTGACGACCGCGGGCGCCGAGGCCGTGGTGCTGGATCTGGAGCGGGCCTCGGTCGCCGAGGTGGCCGACGCGGTGCGCGGCGCCGACGCCGTGGTGTTCGCCGCGGGTGCGGGGCCGGGCAGCGGAGCGGCCCGCAAGCAGACCGTCGACCGCGACGCGGCGATCCTGCTGGCCGACGCCGCGGAAGCCGCCGGGGTGGACCGGTATGTGATGGTGTCGGCGCTCGCCGCCGATGACCGCTCGCTCGACGACAACTACGACGAGGTGTTCCGGGCGTACATGCACGCCAAGTCCGAGGCCGACGCGAACGTGCGGGCGCGGGCCGGTCTGCGGAGCACGATCGTGCGCCCGGGTGGGCTCACCGACGACGCGGGCAGCGGCCTGGTGCGCATCGCCGAGTCCACCGGACGCGGCACCGTGCCGCGTGAGGACGTCGCGCGGGTGCTGCTGGCGGTGCTGGACGCGCCGCACACCGCGGGCCGCACGTTCGAGCTGGTCTCGGGTGACACCCCGATCGCCGAGGCGTTGGCCTAG
- a CDS encoding cyclase family protein: protein MTRFIDISMSLENDVPADPPGYEFSIEYTSHQDTLPMLQRRYDGLQPEELPNAEAFALETVHLSTHNGTHVDAPWHYSSMMEDGSRPRTIDEMPLDWFLRPGVKLDFRHFDDGYVATAADIERELQRIGYELKPFDIVVVNTSAGAKFGTPEYPQSGCGLGREATLWLCDRGVRVVGTDAWSWDAPFSYVAERYARDRDASIIWEGHKAGRRTEYCQIEKLRHLDQLPDHGFTIACFPVKIHAASAGWTRAVAILDDTNGAN, encoded by the coding sequence ATGACCCGGTTCATCGACATATCGATGTCCCTGGAGAACGACGTCCCGGCCGATCCGCCGGGCTATGAGTTCTCCATCGAGTACACCAGCCACCAGGACACGTTGCCGATGCTGCAGCGGCGATACGACGGACTGCAGCCCGAAGAGTTGCCGAACGCCGAGGCGTTCGCATTGGAAACCGTTCACCTGTCGACCCACAACGGCACGCATGTCGACGCACCGTGGCACTACTCGTCGATGATGGAGGACGGCAGCCGGCCGCGCACGATCGACGAGATGCCGCTCGACTGGTTTCTGCGCCCCGGTGTGAAGCTCGACTTCCGGCATTTCGACGACGGCTACGTCGCGACCGCCGCCGACATCGAACGCGAACTTCAGCGCATCGGGTATGAGCTCAAGCCGTTCGACATCGTGGTGGTCAACACCTCGGCGGGTGCCAAGTTCGGCACGCCCGAGTATCCGCAGAGCGGGTGCGGCCTGGGGCGCGAGGCGACCCTGTGGCTGTGCGACCGCGGCGTGCGGGTGGTCGGCACGGATGCCTGGAGCTGGGATGCACCCTTCTCCTACGTCGCCGAGCGGTATGCCCGCGACCGTGACGCCTCGATCATCTGGGAAGGCCACAAAGCCGGCAGGCGCACCGAGTACTGCCAGATCGAAAAGCTGCGCCACCTCGACCAACTGCCCGACCACGGATTCACCATCGCCTGCTTCCCGGTGAAAATCCATGCGGCCTCGGCGGGTTGGACCCGCGCCGTGGCCATTCTCGACGACACGAACGGAGCCAACTGA
- a CDS encoding YebC/PmpR family DNA-binding transcriptional regulator: MSGHSKWATTKHKKAVIDAKRGKMFAKLIKNIEVAARVGGGDPGGNPTLYDAIQKAKKSSVPNDNIERARKRGAGEEAGGADWQNITYEGYGPNGVAVLVECLTDNRNRAAGEVRVAMTRNGGNMADPGSVAYLFSRKGVVTLEKNGLTEDDVLMAVLEAGAEEVNDLGDSFEIISEPSDLVAVRTALQEAGIDYDSADASFQPSVTVPVDLEGARKVLKLVDALEDSDDVQDVYTNMDIPDDVAAQLDEE; the protein is encoded by the coding sequence ATGAGCGGCCATTCCAAGTGGGCCACCACCAAGCACAAGAAGGCCGTCATCGATGCCAAGCGCGGCAAGATGTTCGCCAAGCTGATCAAGAACATCGAGGTCGCGGCGCGCGTCGGCGGCGGTGATCCCGGTGGTAACCCGACGCTGTACGACGCCATCCAGAAGGCCAAGAAGAGCTCGGTGCCCAACGACAACATCGAGCGGGCCCGCAAGCGTGGTGCCGGTGAAGAGGCAGGCGGCGCCGACTGGCAGAACATCACCTACGAGGGTTACGGCCCCAACGGTGTCGCGGTGCTCGTCGAGTGCCTCACCGACAACCGCAACCGCGCCGCGGGCGAGGTCCGGGTCGCGATGACCCGCAACGGCGGCAACATGGCCGACCCCGGTTCGGTGGCCTACCTGTTCTCCCGCAAGGGTGTGGTGACCCTGGAGAAGAACGGCCTGACCGAGGACGACGTCCTGATGGCGGTGCTCGAGGCCGGGGCCGAGGAAGTCAACGACCTCGGCGACTCGTTCGAGATCATCTCCGAACCGTCCGACCTGGTCGCGGTCCGCACCGCGCTGCAGGAGGCCGGCATCGACTACGACTCGGCCGACGCCAGCTTCCAGCCATCGGTGACCGTGCCGGTGGACCTCGAAGGGGCACGCAAGGTGCTCAAGCTGGTCGACGCGCTGGAAGACAGCGACGACGTCCAGGACGTCTACACCAACATGGACATCCCCGACGACGTCGCCGCCCAGCTCGACGAGGAGTGA
- the ruvA gene encoding Holliday junction branch migration protein RuvA produces MIASVRGEVIDIALDHAVIEAAGVGYKVMATPSTLATLRRGTEARLITAMIVREDSMTLYGFADGDARDLFLTLLGVSGVGPKIALATLAVHDPQALRQALADGDVTALTRVPGIGKRGAERMVLELRDKIGPVTPGGGAVAGGHAIRGPVVEALVGLGFAAKQAEEATDKVLANDPEATTSSALRAALSMLGKK; encoded by the coding sequence ATGATCGCGTCGGTGCGCGGTGAGGTCATCGACATCGCGCTCGATCACGCCGTGATCGAGGCGGCGGGCGTGGGCTACAAGGTCATGGCCACGCCGTCGACGCTCGCGACGCTGCGGCGCGGCACCGAGGCCCGGTTGATCACCGCGATGATCGTGCGCGAGGACTCCATGACGCTGTACGGGTTCGCCGACGGCGACGCCAGGGACCTGTTCCTCACCCTGCTCGGGGTGTCCGGCGTCGGACCGAAGATCGCGCTGGCGACGCTGGCCGTCCACGACCCGCAGGCGCTGCGGCAGGCCCTCGCCGACGGTGACGTCACCGCGCTGACCCGGGTGCCGGGTATCGGCAAGCGCGGCGCCGAGCGCATGGTGCTCGAACTGCGCGACAAGATCGGACCCGTCACGCCCGGCGGCGGCGCGGTCGCAGGCGGTCACGCGATCCGCGGTCCGGTGGTGGAAGCCCTTGTGGGTCTTGGCTTCGCCGCCAAACAGGCCGAAGAGGCCACCGACAAGGTGCTCGCCAACGATCCGGAGGCCACCACATCGTCCGCGCTGCGTGCGGCGCTGTCCATGTTGGGTAAGAAGTAG
- a CDS encoding FAD binding domain-containing protein gives MSTFGIVLPRNRDDVAKSLADIVGGGGDPLIVGGGTLTVPALVRGDITATHVVDLGKADLDGIEYREGAVEFGALTSYQQVLESAQVRRDLPLLHRLCAGITGGIQIRNQGTIVGALCAARPQSDIPAALVALDAEVLIHSTSGTRVVDAQAFLRGAEQTDLAADEFVAAVRIPRPMQRPATAGFGYVKLKSAESSWPVVTAAAVLPGHVVLGGVAKVPQRIPLPDLDAVRAVVAEHVDRIPPAQRWSDLRADWNYRRRVAPEVAARAVEQGAEHV, from the coding sequence ATGAGCACCTTCGGCATCGTGTTGCCGCGCAACCGAGACGACGTCGCCAAGAGCCTGGCCGACATCGTCGGAGGCGGCGGCGACCCGCTGATCGTCGGTGGGGGAACGCTGACCGTGCCGGCGTTGGTCCGTGGCGACATCACCGCAACCCACGTCGTCGACCTCGGGAAAGCCGATCTCGACGGTATCGAATACCGCGAGGGCGCAGTCGAATTCGGCGCACTGACAAGCTATCAGCAGGTGCTGGAGTCCGCGCAGGTCCGTCGAGACCTGCCGTTGCTGCACCGGTTGTGCGCAGGTATCACCGGCGGTATCCAGATCCGCAACCAGGGCACCATCGTGGGGGCGCTGTGCGCGGCGCGTCCGCAGTCGGACATCCCGGCGGCCCTGGTGGCGCTGGACGCCGAGGTGCTGATCCACTCGACCTCGGGCACCCGGGTCGTGGACGCCCAGGCGTTTCTGCGTGGCGCCGAGCAGACGGATCTCGCGGCCGACGAGTTCGTCGCCGCGGTACGCATACCCAGGCCGATGCAACGACCGGCCACAGCAGGATTCGGGTACGTCAAACTCAAGTCCGCCGAGTCATCCTGGCCCGTCGTCACCGCCGCGGCGGTACTGCCCGGCCATGTCGTGCTCGGCGGCGTGGCGAAAGTCCCACAGCGGATCCCACTTCCGGACCTCGACGCGGTGCGCGCCGTGGTGGCCGAACATGTCGACCGCATCCCACCCGCGCAACGCTGGTCGGACCTGCGCGCCGATTGGAACTACCGGAGGCGGGTGGCCCCTGAGGTCGCCGCGCGGGCCGTCGAACAGGGAGCGGAACATGTCTGA
- a CDS encoding VOC family protein — translation MTVLDSPIPRFHLAMPVDDLDAARRFYGEVLGLPQGRSSERWIDWNLHGHQVVTHLAPERARQVHNPVDGHDVPVPHFGLILTVEAFHALADRLRAADATFVIEPYVRFEGETGEQWTMFLLDPAGNALEFKAFADDSQVFAV, via the coding sequence GTGACCGTTCTGGACTCCCCCATCCCCCGTTTCCATCTGGCCATGCCCGTCGACGACCTCGACGCGGCGCGGCGCTTCTACGGCGAGGTCCTCGGACTGCCGCAGGGCCGAAGCTCCGAGCGCTGGATCGACTGGAACCTACACGGGCACCAGGTGGTCACCCATCTGGCGCCGGAGCGGGCGCGGCAGGTGCACAACCCGGTCGACGGGCACGACGTGCCGGTGCCGCACTTCGGACTGATTCTCACCGTCGAGGCGTTTCACGCACTAGCCGACCGGCTTCGTGCCGCCGACGCCACGTTCGTCATCGAACCGTACGTGCGGTTCGAGGGCGAGACCGGTGAGCAGTGGACGATGTTCCTGCTCGACCCGGCGGGCAACGCCCTTGAGTTCAAGGCGTTCGCCGATGATTCGCAGGTTTTCGCGGTCTAG
- the ruvC gene encoding crossover junction endodeoxyribonuclease RuvC produces MRVMGVDPGLTRCGLSMIESGKGRQVIALDVDVVRTPADTPLQKRLLTISEAAEHWMDTHRPDVIAIERVFANQNANTAMGTAQAGGVIALAAARRDIEVHFHTPSEVKAAVTGSGRADKSQVTEMVTRILALQAKPTPADAADALALAICHCWRAPMIARMAAAEAMAEEQRRKFQAKIKAARA; encoded by the coding sequence GTGCGGGTGATGGGAGTCGATCCCGGGCTGACGCGCTGTGGTCTGTCGATGATCGAGAGCGGCAAGGGTAGGCAGGTCATCGCGCTGGATGTGGACGTGGTGCGCACGCCCGCCGACACACCGCTGCAGAAACGGCTGCTGACGATCAGCGAGGCCGCCGAGCACTGGATGGACACCCACCGCCCCGACGTGATCGCCATCGAGCGCGTGTTCGCCAACCAGAACGCCAACACCGCGATGGGCACCGCGCAGGCCGGCGGCGTGATCGCGCTGGCGGCGGCCAGACGCGATATCGAGGTGCACTTCCACACGCCCTCGGAGGTCAAGGCCGCGGTCACCGGCAGCGGCAGGGCCGACAAGTCCCAGGTGACCGAGATGGTCACCAGAATCCTTGCACTGCAAGCCAAACCGACACCCGCGGACGCCGCGGACGCGCTCGCGCTGGCGATCTGTCACTGCTGGCGCGCCCCGATGATCGCCCGGATGGCGGCCGCCGAGGCGATGGCCGAGGAGCAACGGCGCAAGTTCCAGGCGAAGATCAAGGCGGCCCGGGCATGA